AAAAATACTAGGGTTTTGTAATCCCTTTGTATATTGTCTATACATCATTAATTAGCACATACAGTTTCCAAATTAATTCTTGCcacaaacattttgaaaacctTGAAACTAAAAAGCTGTAATTACCTCTTCATCTCTGCTTCTGAGGATTCACGGAGACTTAAACACACTGTTTCAATTGACTTctccaattttgttttcttggaaCTTTTTGGTGTGGCACCTGTGATGTACTTAGATCTCTTCCTTTCAGAACTACTATCATCAGGGACTACATCACTTCCTTTCTCAGAATTAAGTTCTGAGCTATTGTCTGAAGTTCCTGTTCCTAGCCAAAAAGATAATTATGTCAGTAAATGAGTTTGttgagtttttgttttcagctaaattgtaatttttccttctttaaacCTCATTATCATACATCACATACCTAAAAactaaattacaataaaatttagcTGCAACATGTACATACAGCAAACAGTTTTAAAACCTCTAGTTTACTCTCATTCCCTTCCTGATAATTTTTCAACTGGTTGGTTATATATATAAGCTTACACGGAATACATTCATTTTGTGCATGATTTGAAAAATAGCGGAGATTAAATAGAATTAACAAAAACTTATTCTGATTGTTATTCTCAAaacacaacagcaacaacaacaaacaccCTACCATTTTCTAGAGAGCTCTCATTGTCTAATTCACTATGGTGATCACTGGAGCTGCTATCCCACAAATGCGGTGGATCAATAGTTGGGTTATCTTTAAAAATCATGTCCATTTGTTCCATGAACTTCCAGGGCTTCCTCGAATTTCCACTCTTCTTGGCACCATCCTTCACATCTTTGTATTTTGCACGTAGCTTTTTCAATTTGTCTGTGATTGCCGCGACAGTTTTTATTATTCCTATGTGAAACAACCAGACAAACGAAATAGCATTAGAGCGAAATGAAAGTTACCTGATAACAACTGTCAGAAAGTAGGATTTGAACATAAATAAAACTTAACTTACTTACCGTGCTGTTCTAACTTCTTCTGAACTTCCAGGTACACTGCATTTTTGTCTTTCGGGCATTTTGCTTTCTCTAGCCCTATTTGAATGGTCTCTTCCGCAAAAACGTCTAAT
The sequence above is a segment of the Montipora foliosa isolate CH-2021 chromosome 2, ASM3666993v2, whole genome shotgun sequence genome. Coding sequences within it:
- the LOC137992693 gene encoding uncharacterized protein isoform X1, which encodes MASMASKTQKKKTIVWTDEDVGLLLDVFAEETIQIGLEKAKCPKDKNAVYLEVQKKLEQHGIIKTVAAITDKLKKLRAKYKDVKDGAKKSGNSRKPWKFMEQMDMIFKDNPTIDPPHLWDSSSSDHHSELDNESSLENGTGTSDNSSELNSEKGSDVVPDDSSSERKRSKYITGATPKSSKKTKLEKSIETVCLSLRESSEAEMKRFEEMEEKRHDRELKFRLEMRREEREHELRVLQMMMQTRGCNSQWTTPGQQESEYCVGGQTYYHL
- the LOC137992693 gene encoding uncharacterized protein isoform X2; this encodes MASMASKTQKKKTIVWTDEDVGLLLDVFAEETIQIGLEKAKCPKDKNAVYLEVQKKLEQHGIIKTVAAITDKLKKLRAKYKDVKDGAKKSGNSRKPWKFMEQMDMIFKDNPTIDPPHLWDSSSSDHHSELDNESSLENGTGTSDNSSELNSEKGSDVVPDDSSSERKRSKYITGATPKSSKKTKLEKSIETVCLSLRESSEAEMKRLLLHQVSFTVFWHPSQI